A section of the Solitalea canadensis DSM 3403 genome encodes:
- a CDS encoding NAD(P)-dependent oxidoreductase, translating to MNIALIGATGFVGSAILVELLNRGHKVTAIARNTHKITPQANLSIAEADVFDEGKLAQLLAGHEAVISAYNAGWTNPNIYNDFINGSDAITATVKQSGVKRLLVVGGAGSLEVAPGVQLVDTPQFPQEWKQGALAAREALNTLKEETQLDWTFLSPAILLQPGQRTGVFRTGTDQPVFNDKDESKISVQDLAVAIVNEIEKPQFIKKRFTVGY from the coding sequence ATGAATATTGCATTAATAGGGGCTACAGGGTTTGTAGGCTCTGCTATTTTAGTTGAATTATTAAACAGAGGTCACAAGGTAACTGCCATAGCACGTAACACCCACAAAATTACCCCGCAAGCTAATCTAAGTATTGCGGAGGCAGATGTTTTTGATGAAGGTAAACTTGCTCAACTTTTAGCTGGTCATGAGGCTGTAATCAGTGCTTATAATGCCGGATGGACAAATCCCAATATCTACAATGATTTTATTAACGGCTCTGATGCAATTACAGCGACTGTGAAGCAATCTGGCGTAAAAAGATTATTGGTTGTGGGAGGTGCAGGAAGCTTAGAGGTTGCACCAGGTGTGCAGTTAGTTGATACACCTCAATTTCCTCAAGAATGGAAGCAGGGTGCATTAGCAGCACGTGAGGCATTGAATACATTAAAAGAAGAAACCCAATTAGATTGGACTTTCCTTAGTCCGGCTATACTTCTTCAGCCTGGTCAGCGTACAGGTGTTTTTCGTACTGGTACAGATCAACCCGTATTTAATGATAAAGATGAAAGTAAAATCTCCGTTCAGGACTTAGCAGTCGCTATTGTAAACGAAATTGAAAAACCTCAGTTTATCAAAAAGCGTTTTACAGTAGGTTATTAA
- a CDS encoding RNA polymerase sigma factor encodes MYATFDLVIMSLERNTNQLETLTLDKHFDLVEKCRTGSSKAQYELYRLYSRSMFSVAMRILNDTGDAEDVLQESFIDAFDKLESFRSESTFGAWLKRIVINNSINYLRARRVKFEDIDAHPNVDVVDEVFDEEELVLQVQEVRAAIQKLADGYRTVLTLYLLEGYDHEEIAEILRISESTSRTQYIRAKKRLLELLK; translated from the coding sequence TTGTATGCAACATTTGATTTGGTGATCATGTCATTAGAACGAAATACAAACCAATTGGAAACATTAACACTTGATAAACACTTCGACCTGGTAGAGAAATGCCGGACGGGTAGCAGTAAAGCTCAATATGAGTTGTACCGCTTGTATTCGCGCAGCATGTTCAGCGTGGCAATGCGGATTTTAAATGATACAGGAGATGCGGAAGATGTGTTGCAGGAATCATTTATTGACGCTTTTGATAAGCTAGAATCGTTTCGAAGCGAATCTACTTTTGGCGCATGGCTGAAACGTATTGTAATCAATAACTCAATTAATTACCTGAGAGCTCGCAGGGTAAAGTTTGAGGATATAGACGCACATCCTAATGTAGATGTTGTTGATGAAGTGTTTGATGAAGAAGAATTGGTTTTGCAAGTACAGGAGGTAAGGGCGGCCATACAAAAGCTTGCAGATGGTTACCGAACGGTTTTAACGTTGTATTTGCTGGAAGGATATGATCACGAAGAGATTGCAGAAATCCTTAGAATAAGCGAATCAACATCCCGAACTCAGTACATAAGAGCTAAAAAAAGGTTGCTCGAATTGCTAAAGTGA
- the pnuC gene encoding nicotinamide riboside transporter PnuC, producing MNIDLTIEIVASLFSILYLWYLMKEKVIAWPFGILASLLSIYLFMTSRLYSESILNSYYVLMGFYGWWQWNRPKTDPLPVSVWNLKTHIISIGTGLLLSAFLGYFFHTQTNADYPYVDATITIFSFIATYKESRKILSAWPYWIIINTSAIMLYIIKGLYIYAALMALYDVMSVFGYRFWLNSYHQQQQKVALETI from the coding sequence ATGAACATAGACTTAACCATTGAAATAGTCGCATCGCTATTCAGCATTCTGTACTTATGGTATTTGATGAAAGAAAAAGTAATTGCATGGCCATTTGGCATTCTGGCGTCATTACTTAGTATTTATCTGTTTATGACATCCAGATTATATTCTGAATCCATTTTAAATTCTTACTATGTATTAATGGGATTTTATGGCTGGTGGCAATGGAACAGGCCCAAAACAGATCCGCTCCCCGTTTCTGTATGGAATCTGAAGACGCATATTATTTCTATTGGTACAGGTTTATTGTTAAGCGCCTTTTTAGGTTACTTTTTTCATACACAAACGAATGCCGATTATCCTTATGTTGATGCCACAATTACGATCTTCAGTTTTATCGCTACTTATAAGGAAAGTCGCAAAATTTTATCAGCATGGCCTTACTGGATAATCATTAATACTTCAGCCATTATGCTTTACATTATTAAGGGACTATATATTTATGCCGCATTAATGGCATTATACGATGTAATGTCTGTTTTTGGTTATCGTTTTTGGCTAAACAGTTACCACCAGCAACAACAAAAAGTGGCTTTAGAAACCATTTGA
- the aspS gene encoding aspartate--tRNA ligase, with product MHRTHTCGELNIKDLGVEVTLSGWVAKSRDLGGMTFIDLRDRYGITQLVFNMDDNEQLCAEARKLGREFVIKITGKVIERSSKNLKIPTGEIEIKVSKLEILNAAKTVPFLIEDETDGGDDLRMKYRYLDLRRSVVRKNMELRHKMAHETRNYLSGNNFIEVETPVLIKSTPEGARDFVVPSRMNPGEFYALPQSPQTFKQLLMVSGFDRYFQIVKCFRDEDLRADRQPEFTQIDCEMSFVEQEDILNMFEGLFKHLFKSIKGIDVNEVPRMTYADAMKYYGSDKPDIRFDMKFVELNDVVKGKDFKVFDDAELVVGICAKGCAQYTRKQVDELTDFVKKPQIGATGLVYCRYNEDGSIKSSVDKFYSEEELQKWVNAFGAEKGDLILILAGKADKTRKALNELRLEMGNRLGFRDKNTFAPLWVLDFPLLEFDEESGRWHAMHHPFTSPKPEDIALLETDPGAVRANAYDMVLNGTEIGGGSIRIHDKELQGLMLKHLGFSKEEAHKQFGFLMDAFEFGAPPHGGIAFGFDRLCSLFAGLDTIRDVIAFPKNNSGRDVMIDSPSTIAIEQLDELKIATK from the coding sequence ATGCACAGAACACACACTTGCGGAGAGTTAAACATAAAAGATTTAGGGGTTGAAGTTACCCTTAGCGGATGGGTTGCCAAATCTCGTGATTTAGGCGGAATGACATTTATTGACCTGCGCGATCGTTACGGAATCACTCAATTGGTTTTTAACATGGATGATAACGAACAACTTTGTGCAGAGGCCCGCAAACTTGGACGTGAATTTGTAATTAAAATTACCGGTAAAGTAATTGAGCGTTCAAGCAAAAATTTAAAGATTCCTACCGGCGAAATCGAAATCAAAGTTTCAAAACTTGAGATATTAAATGCTGCTAAAACAGTTCCATTCTTAATTGAAGATGAAACCGATGGTGGCGACGATTTGCGCATGAAATATCGTTATTTGGACTTGCGCAGAAGTGTAGTACGTAAAAACATGGAGCTGCGTCATAAAATGGCTCATGAAACGCGTAATTACTTAAGCGGAAATAACTTTATTGAAGTCGAAACTCCTGTTTTGATCAAGTCAACTCCTGAAGGAGCGCGTGACTTTGTGGTTCCTAGTCGTATGAATCCTGGAGAGTTTTATGCTTTGCCTCAATCGCCTCAAACCTTTAAGCAATTATTAATGGTTTCAGGGTTTGACCGCTATTTCCAGATTGTAAAATGTTTCCGTGATGAGGATTTACGTGCTGACCGTCAACCTGAATTTACTCAGATCGACTGTGAGATGAGCTTTGTTGAGCAAGAAGACATTTTAAATATGTTTGAAGGTTTATTCAAACACTTATTTAAATCGATCAAAGGCATTGATGTTAATGAAGTTCCTCGCATGACCTATGCGGATGCGATGAAATACTATGGTTCAGACAAACCGGATATTCGTTTTGATATGAAGTTTGTTGAACTGAATGATGTTGTAAAAGGAAAAGATTTTAAAGTATTTGATGACGCTGAACTTGTAGTTGGTATTTGTGCTAAAGGCTGCGCTCAATATACTCGTAAGCAGGTTGATGAACTAACGGACTTTGTTAAAAAACCTCAAATCGGGGCAACTGGCTTGGTTTACTGCAGATATAACGAAGATGGCTCTATAAAATCATCTGTCGACAAATTTTATTCGGAAGAAGAGTTACAAAAATGGGTAAATGCTTTTGGTGCTGAAAAAGGAGATTTGATCCTTATTCTTGCAGGAAAAGCTGATAAAACACGTAAAGCATTAAACGAATTGCGCTTAGAAATGGGTAATCGTTTAGGTTTCCGTGATAAAAATACATTCGCCCCTCTTTGGGTACTTGATTTTCCATTATTGGAATTTGATGAAGAAAGCGGAAGATGGCATGCAATGCACCATCCGTTCACATCTCCAAAACCAGAAGATATTGCGTTATTGGAAACAGATCCGGGAGCCGTTCGTGCAAATGCTTATGACATGGTGTTAAATGGAACCGAAATCGGAGGAGGATCTATCCGTATCCATGATAAAGAACTTCAGGGCTTAATGTTAAAACACTTAGGTTTTAGCAAAGAAGAAGCTCATAAACAATTTGGATTTTTGATGGATGCATTTGAATTCGGAGCTCCACCACACGGTGGTATTGCATTTGGATTCGATCGTTTATGTTCATTGTTTGCTGGCTTGGATACCATCCGTGACGTTATCGCCTTCCCTAAAAACAATTCGGGTCGCGATGTGATGATCGATTCACCGTCGACAATTGCTATTGAACAGTTAGATGAATTAAAAATTGCGACTAAATAG
- a CDS encoding DUF937 domain-containing protein has translation MANIIDTLKGFVTPDLVSQASSTLGESSGSITGAFGAAFPSILAGLLNKSSDSSSMSGIFDLIKGSAASSNILSNPSDLLSGLGTSGTAGGGLIDQGKRLLFSLFGDKTADLSTLIGGASGVKSSSAASILTLAAPLIMSFLGKKASDEGWGLSGLTNFLSSQKDNIVSAAPSGLGSLLGLGSLTNLGSSISSGVRDTVNTAKTAYSTPPPTGSSNWLRNLLLAAVALLAIFFLWRSCNKKPDTATVPTVDTVVDTAEQMVDTAAAKVSDAMAKLGNFFKKKLPNGVELNIPEFGIENKLIAFIEDKSKPVDKTTWFSFDRLTFETGSATLKPESQEQLNNIAEILKAYSAVELKIGGYTDNVGDAKANQKLSSDRADNVKAELVKLGIDAKRLSAEGYGDKFPVATNETEEGKAQNRRIDLRVTKK, from the coding sequence ATGGCCAATATTATTGATACCCTAAAAGGGTTTGTAACGCCTGACCTTGTCTCTCAGGCTTCTTCTACATTAGGTGAATCATCAGGTAGTATAACAGGAGCTTTCGGTGCTGCATTTCCAAGTATTCTGGCAGGTTTACTTAATAAATCTTCTGATTCATCATCGATGAGTGGAATCTTTGATCTAATAAAAGGGTCAGCCGCATCAAGTAATATTCTTTCAAACCCTTCAGATCTGTTGTCTGGCCTGGGTACCAGTGGAACTGCAGGAGGTGGGTTGATTGATCAAGGTAAACGTTTACTTTTTTCATTATTTGGTGACAAAACTGCTGATTTGTCAACTCTTATAGGAGGAGCATCAGGGGTTAAAAGTTCTTCTGCTGCTTCAATATTGACTTTAGCTGCTCCTTTAATAATGAGTTTCCTTGGAAAAAAAGCGAGTGATGAGGGTTGGGGACTGAGCGGATTAACTAATTTTTTGTCGAGTCAGAAAGATAATATTGTAAGTGCAGCTCCTTCCGGATTAGGTAGCCTGTTAGGTTTGGGTAGCTTAACTAATCTTGGATCATCAATCAGTAGTGGAGTTCGGGATACCGTTAATACAGCCAAAACTGCCTACTCAACTCCTCCACCTACTGGAAGTTCCAATTGGCTACGTAATCTATTGTTAGCAGCTGTTGCCTTACTGGCAATATTCTTTTTGTGGAGAAGTTGTAATAAAAAACCGGATACAGCAACAGTTCCCACTGTTGATACCGTGGTCGATACTGCAGAGCAAATGGTAGATACAGCAGCTGCAAAAGTATCTGATGCTATGGCTAAGCTGGGTAATTTCTTTAAGAAAAAATTACCTAATGGCGTTGAATTGAATATTCCGGAGTTTGGAATTGAAAATAAACTGATTGCTTTTATTGAAGATAAAAGCAAGCCGGTAGATAAAACCACCTGGTTTTCTTTTGATCGTTTAACTTTTGAAACAGGTAGCGCTACGCTTAAACCAGAATCCCAAGAACAATTAAACAATATCGCAGAGATACTAAAAGCTTATTCGGCAGTTGAACTTAAAATTGGGGGCTATACAGACAACGTAGGCGATGCTAAGGCAAATCAGAAGTTATCTTCTGATAGGGCTGACAATGTTAAAGCAGAGCTTGTAAAACTAGGCATAGATGCAAAAAGATTGTCGGCTGAAGGTTATGGTGATAAATTCCCTGTGGCAACTAATGAAACAGAGGAAGGCAAGGCTCAGAACAGACGTATCGATCTACGAGTTACTAAGAAGTAG
- a CDS encoding single-stranded DNA-binding protein, whose product MSGINKVILVGHLGKDPELRHLEGGVKVASFPLATSETYTKDGKKVEQTEWHNIVMWRGLADIAEKFLVKGKLVYIEGKLRTRSWEDKEGHKRYQTEIVADNFTMLGRKSDNEPGGASPGSYQSSGSYESPVHNTGKMDEHIPAAISASQDSAEDDLPF is encoded by the coding sequence ATGTCTGGAATTAATAAAGTTATTCTGGTAGGTCATTTGGGCAAGGATCCCGAATTAAGACACCTGGAAGGAGGCGTAAAGGTTGCAAGTTTTCCTTTAGCAACTTCCGAAACATACACAAAGGATGGTAAAAAGGTTGAACAAACTGAATGGCACAATATTGTAATGTGGAGAGGTTTGGCCGACATTGCGGAAAAGTTCCTTGTAAAAGGTAAATTGGTTTACATTGAAGGAAAACTCCGCACCCGTTCATGGGAAGACAAAGAAGGCCATAAACGTTACCAAACAGAAATTGTTGCTGATAACTTTACAATGTTGGGACGTAAAAGTGATAACGAGCCAGGTGGCGCATCTCCGGGTAGTTATCAATCTTCAGGTTCTTATGAGTCGCCTGTTCACAATACAGGAAAAATGGATGAACATATTCCTGCAGCAATTTCAGCAAGCCAGGACTCAGCTGAAGATGATCTTCCTTTTTAG
- the mutY gene encoding A/G-specific adenine glycosylase: MFVEEVTKWYKINKRDLPWRDTKNAYIIWLSEIILQQTRVEQGLPYFHKFLERYKSVTEFADASEDEILKLWQGLGYYSRARNMHATAKIIKNEHNGVFPCNYETLLKLKGVGEYTAAAISSFSANEKHAVVDGNVYRLLSRYFGIETAIDSTIGKKEFKKLAYELLEQAEPFLYNQAVMEFGAIQCKPSSPNCANCPLRLNCYAYQHEMVDKLPVKDKRTKVKERFFNYLVVKDGTKVLLNKRIAKDIWQNMYDFPLIETAERLTESELIQSSHFEKFKKNTKLYIKSVSDEKKHVLSHQIIYARFWEIRMENTLLDEFNGVFWVNEDEIDQYAVPKIVDNYLKKF; the protein is encoded by the coding sequence GTGTTTGTTGAAGAAGTTACAAAGTGGTACAAAATTAATAAAAGGGATTTACCCTGGCGTGATACAAAAAATGCTTATATTATATGGCTTTCCGAAATTATATTGCAGCAAACCCGTGTTGAACAGGGACTTCCGTATTTTCATAAATTCCTTGAACGTTATAAATCCGTTACAGAATTTGCAGATGCAAGTGAGGATGAAATCCTAAAGCTTTGGCAAGGCTTAGGTTATTATTCCAGAGCCCGGAATATGCATGCAACGGCTAAAATTATAAAAAATGAGCATAATGGTGTTTTTCCTTGCAACTATGAAACGCTTTTGAAGTTAAAGGGAGTTGGGGAGTACACAGCGGCAGCTATTTCTTCGTTTTCTGCTAATGAAAAGCACGCTGTTGTAGACGGAAACGTTTACAGATTACTTTCCCGTTACTTTGGAATTGAAACGGCGATTGATTCTACCATAGGAAAAAAGGAGTTCAAAAAACTCGCATATGAGTTGTTAGAGCAAGCGGAGCCATTTCTCTATAACCAGGCGGTTATGGAGTTTGGAGCTATACAATGTAAGCCGTCATCTCCCAATTGTGCAAATTGTCCGTTGAGGTTAAATTGCTATGCCTATCAGCATGAAATGGTTGATAAACTGCCTGTCAAGGATAAGCGAACCAAGGTGAAAGAGCGTTTTTTTAATTACCTGGTGGTTAAAGATGGTACCAAGGTTTTATTAAATAAACGAATAGCAAAAGATATCTGGCAAAATATGTATGATTTTCCACTCATTGAGACAGCGGAAAGACTTACTGAAAGTGAGTTGATTCAATCGTCTCATTTTGAGAAATTTAAAAAAAATACAAAATTGTATATAAAATCTGTTTCTGATGAGAAAAAACATGTTTTATCGCATCAAATAATTTATGCCAGATTTTGGGAAATAAGAATGGAAAATACGCTTTTAGATGAGTTTAATGGCGTTTTTTGGGTAAACGAAGATGAAATAGATCAGTACGCGGTCCCAAAAATAGTTGATAATTACTTAAAAAAGTTTTAA
- a CDS encoding HU family DNA-binding protein, producing MNEDVRNLKRKKMTKAEVIAEIAQKTGIEKVDVSETVEAFFKVIKNAMIEGENVYVRGFGSFVIKKRAEKTARNISKNTAIIIPEHFIPSFKPAKVFVEKVKNSAAKAKMAAAAEEKIEM from the coding sequence ATTAATGAAGACGTTAGGAATTTAAAAAGAAAAAAGATGACTAAAGCTGAGGTAATTGCAGAAATTGCACAAAAAACTGGAATTGAAAAAGTTGACGTATCTGAGACCGTTGAAGCATTTTTCAAGGTGATCAAAAACGCAATGATCGAGGGTGAGAACGTATATGTTCGCGGATTTGGTAGCTTCGTTATCAAAAAGAGAGCTGAAAAAACCGCCCGTAACATTTCAAAAAACACTGCCATTATCATTCCTGAACATTTTATCCCAAGCTTTAAGCCTGCAAAAGTGTTTGTAGAAAAGGTAAAAAACAGCGCTGCTAAAGCTAAAATGGCTGCTGCTGCTGAAGAAAAAATTGAAATGTAA
- a CDS encoding tetratricopeptide repeat protein, with amino-acid sequence MLSRKQIIIILSVVVLIGALYSLDIKGLVNPKEGKKPDSEQSASGVSTESISKSAKKQLSAGAVKQIEGLEGQLAKDPKNIEAQKALAKQWESMHVNHVSGLYMYQIAQQDPNLQNWLNAGDKLQTGIATVSDSTEVSFVAEKAIDSYQKALALDPESLDAKTGLGICYVETTQNPMQGITLLREVVEKDPENLKANMNLGLFSMKTGQYDKAEKRFLTVLKKSPSADAYFYLGEAYRNMGQKAKAIEAYQKTKEFMVDPQFTAQIDMIIKELK; translated from the coding sequence ATGTTGTCGAGAAAACAAATAATAATCATTCTTTCAGTAGTTGTACTAATTGGTGCACTCTATTCACTCGACATCAAAGGGCTGGTAAACCCTAAAGAGGGCAAGAAACCTGATTCTGAGCAATCAGCTTCAGGTGTTTCAACAGAAAGCATTTCAAAATCAGCTAAGAAGCAACTATCGGCCGGAGCTGTTAAACAAATTGAGGGATTAGAAGGACAATTAGCCAAAGACCCGAAAAACATTGAAGCTCAAAAGGCTCTTGCAAAACAATGGGAATCTATGCATGTTAACCACGTAAGTGGCTTATACATGTACCAGATTGCCCAGCAAGACCCAAATCTTCAAAATTGGTTAAATGCAGGCGACAAATTACAAACAGGAATTGCCACGGTGAGTGATAGTACTGAAGTAAGTTTTGTTGCTGAAAAAGCAATTGATTCTTATCAGAAAGCTTTAGCTTTAGATCCTGAAAGCCTTGACGCTAAAACCGGTTTAGGTATTTGTTATGTTGAAACAACTCAAAACCCTATGCAGGGCATTACCTTGCTTAGAGAGGTCGTTGAGAAAGATCCTGAAAATCTGAAAGCAAACATGAATTTAGGTTTGTTCTCTATGAAAACAGGACAATACGATAAAGCTGAAAAACGCTTTTTAACAGTATTGAAAAAGTCACCAAGCGCTGATGCTTATTTTTACCTGGGCGAAGCTTATCGCAACATGGGACAAAAGGCAAAGGCAATTGAAGCCTATCAAAAAACAAAAGAATTCATGGTTGATCCGCAGTTCACTGCCCAGATCGATATGATTATAAAAGAGCTTAAATAA